A genomic window from Aethina tumida isolate Nest 87 chromosome 4, icAetTumi1.1, whole genome shotgun sequence includes:
- the LOC109603045 gene encoding uncharacterized protein LOC109603045 isoform X1: protein MFSVGRGEEERRCNKMVPEEYEDASEEANMKISHENAKGCETESPSDFIRSMLWQIVNDAVESSSEVKRRNSVMDQIEVDKRKTHRETSLFGDDAVCEVFNPRIHRRTVSECVADEGDKQPFKSSSNVLGKKIKEANRKKKFSLTTFLGKKAAKDVDNSHSETYDRFESLPPSEHKLKKSVSALELTTRKPQRSNSFIKKVLNLGEESTNFLKRSLSVRDVTKKKESSRKTSESGDQKWKQSLQSLVEMDVSISYNDLSFINYNPLNDISYENEDRTEDDDRTMTTQKFERFEENNKFIGRTQSMYVKGSPELQRPSYQRMLSASSGDYRSDVLNLSEQSGATSLPTLCHLNIQEKETLSSQDPTQTTQRLFQRRNQSITSEDGCRGRSSGSFRSASGGCAKLKRQHATRQKTRASLNIENRRTQHVDQQSGSTVRSRSLNHLDTLEMRQSVVPTSEGATLKDSRSEPDCTRSVVPPTSPHDHRPSTPTNEPQTQPVNRRHMLIRSQRSSSECFYVTFETGESNEDWHNESPFPAQRGFTLQDQISGVHNIDFANSEARLIDKENNKETIISFNEDSANLLGKHIRIIQRESTNKKGSGGSFYGNHSRKQSGSYRFRTSSTEDSTAYSSHDADISKKQIKTRFTAFFGNPKDSRMEALVDQLDKYTKLGIPSNQNYKQGQCESIDALYKLEDDWKDIVEYSDLNEKQRQQQTVLWELITTEVAYIKMLKVVTDLFLACLIDLQSKNLLKEIDTAKLFSNITDILNANVMFWRNTLFPLVRTMRQYKRPPCIETMAEGFSQIKDIFQPYQHYCIEQARCQHYCRENLNNDFFVTYLGWCESQKDCNRLRLMDILVQPMQRLTKYGLLLKAVLKNTDEDVEREALSAMIKMVDDFVYRVNSNIRVRQDSERLKGIIARIESYDIVESKDEDIDKLLKQNKTLMQLDLRRPMINCPPERKRHLLREGDLKLKDNLTSKMEVHCFLLTDMLLICKPSTKKGGATVKVIRQPYLVDRLEVHRLERETPSLCVVYKNEFDMAVAVFILQSNDPKIIKSWKDGIEEARKLYAQAKQIKHAGSLLYQSFDDNVSDDAEYYHSQYIIPKSPLPSSSRASRVSSLAHSHSGSVEMNDQSSIGSTRDASRGVSVENDNRTASISSDEGVQPLPPDKSPVTQQKASSFKNRLFPKTPNTLSVQPYGSLGQSLPNLTLGSPNLSLSPQNTLSVPGKNGGGHLLSPTHRGISYPPPSPTRGNLRRSLAISQNKNPPLIKTRQVNSASSASQLAPASLDFDVPVIAATDEPFESFSRGHHRQAMKRTFRYHTAGIVDDIKKNDSRDASIHKRLSWNCSSQEQRQPNEDQT, encoded by the exons ATGTTCAGTGTAGGAAGAGGAGAAGAAGAGCGGCGGTGT AACAAGATGGTCCCTGAGGAATATGAGGATGCGAGTGAAGAAGcaaacatgaaaatttcacACGAAAATGCGAAGGGCTGCGAAACGGAGTCGCCATCCGACTTCATTAGAAGCATGTTGTGGCAAATCGTGAACGACGCCGTCGAGAGCAGTTCGGAAGTGAAGAGACGCAACTCTGTGATGGACCAGATCGAAGTCGACAAACGAAAAACGCACAGAGAGACGAGTCTGTTCGGCGATGACGCGGTGTGCGAAGTGTTCAATCCGAGGATACATCGCAGGACAGTCAGTGAATGCGTCGCCGATGAGGGCGACAAACAGCCCTTCAAGAGTTCCTCGAACGTTCTCGGCAAGAAAATCAAAGAGGCCAACAGGAAGAAAAAGTTCTCGTTGACCACGTTCCTGGGGAAGAAAGCAGCGAAGGACGTGGACAACAGCCATTCGGAGACGTACGACAGATTCGAGTCGTTACCGCCGTCCGAACACAAACTGAAAAAGTCCGTGTCTGCTTTGGAACTTACCACCAGGAAGCCGCAGAGGAGCAACTCCttcattaaaaaagtgttGAATTTGGGCGAAGAGTCGACCAACTTCCTGAAACGGTCGTTGAGCGTTCGAGACGTGACCAAGAAAAAGGAGTCGAGCAGAAAGACGTCCGAATCGGGCGATCAAAAGTGGAAACAGTCGCTGCAATCTTTGGTGGAGATGGACGTGAGCATCAGCTACAACGACCTCAGTTTCATCAACTACAATCCGCTGAACGACATCAGCTACGAGAACGAAGACCGAACCGAAGATGACGATCGGACGATGACGACGCAAAAGTTTGAGAGGTTCGAGGAAAACAACAAATTCATCGGACGCACACAAAGCATGTATGTCAAa GGTTCGCCCGAATTGCAAAGACCTTCTTACCAACGGATGTTGTCCGCTTCTTCGGGGGATTACCGGTCAGATGTGCTCA ACTTATCGGAACAGTCGGGTGCGACATCGCTGCCGACGTTGTGTCACTTGAACATCCAAGAAAAGGAGACGCTTTCCAGTCAGGATCCCACTCAGACGACTCAGCGACTGTT CCAGAGGAGGAATCAAAGCATCACGTCCGAAGACGGCTGCAGAGGAAGGTCTTCGGGAAGTTTTCGGTCGGCGTCCGGCGGATGTGCGAAACTGAAGAGACAACATGCGACCCGACAAAAGACCAGGGCGTCCTTGAACATCGAGAACCGAAGGACACAACATGTGGACCAACAATCCGGATCCACG GTTCGCTCCCGATCGCTGAACCACTTGGACACGCTGGAGATGCGACAGAGCGTGGTTCCGACGTCGGAGGGGGCGACGCTGAAGGACTCGCGCTCCGAGCCGGACTGCACGAGGTCCGTCGTGCCGCCGACGTCGCCCCACGACCACAGACCGTCCACGCCGACCAACGAACCCCAAACGCAGCCCGTCAACCGGAGACACATGCTGATTCGGTCGCAG AGATCGAGTAGCGAATGTTTCTACGTGACATTCGAAACTGGAGAATCGAATGAAGATTGGCATAACGAATCGCCTTTTCCCGCACAACGAGGATTCACCTTGCA GGATCAAATTTCAGGTGTTCACAACATCGATTTCGCAAACAGCGAAGCCCGCTTAATCGACAAGGAGAACAACAAAGAAACAATAATATCGTTCAACGAAGATAGCGCCAACTTACTCGGCAAACACATCAGAATCATAC AGAGAGAGTCGACCAATAAAAAAGGGTCGGGGGGTTCGTTTTACGGCAACCACTCGAGAAAGCAATCGGGG AGTTATCGATTTCGGACGAGCAGCACTGAAGATTCGACGGCGTATTCGTCCCACGACGCGGACATCAgcaagaaacaaatcaaaaccAGGTTCACCGCCTTTTTCGGAAACCCCAag gaTTCCCGCATGGAAGCTCTCGTGGACCAGTTGGACAAGTACACGAAACTGGGAATTCCTTCAAATCAAAACTACAAACAGGGACAGTGCGAATCGATCGACGCTCTCTACAAACTGGAGGACGATTGGAAGGACATCGTCGAATATTCCG ACCTGAACGAAAAACAGAGGCAGCAACAAACGGTCCTGTGGGAACTGATCACAACGGAAGTGGCCTACATCAAAATGCTGAAGGTCGTAACCGAT TTGTTTCTGGCCTGCCTCATCGATCTGCAGTCGAAGAACCTGCTCAAGGAAATCGACACGGCCAAACTGTTTTCGAACATCACGGACATTCTGAACGCGAACGTCATGTTCTGGCGCAACACCCTGTTCCCGCTGGTCCGCACGATGAGGCAGTACAAGAGGCCGCCCTGCATCGAAACCATGGCCGAGGGTTTCTCGCAGATCAAGGACATCTTCCAACCCTATCAGCACTACTGCATCGAGCAGGCCAGATGTCAGCACTACTGCAGGGAGAATCTGAACAACGACTTTTTCGTCACGTACCTCGGATGGTGCGAGAGCCAGAAAGACTGCAATAG ATTACGACTAATGGACATATTAGTGCAACCTATGCAAAGACTGACCAAGTACGGTTTACTGCTGAAGGCCGTACTGAAAAACACCGACGAGGACGTGGAACGGGAAGCTTTGTCCGCCATG ATCAAGATGGTCGACGACTTTGTTTATCGAGTCAATTCGAACATCAGAGTTCGACAAGACAGTGAGAGGCTGAAAGGAATCATCGCCAGAATAGAGAGCTACGACATTGtg GAATCCAAGGACGAAGATATCGACAAACTACTGAAACAGAACAAGACTTTGATGCAATTGGATTTGCGTCGACCGATGATTAATTGTCCTCCAGAGAGGAAGAGACACCTGCTAAGAGAAGGAGATTTGAAACTGAAAGACAACTTGACGTCAAAG ATGGAGGTGCACTGCTTCCTCTTAACCGACATGCTGCTGATCTGCAAACCCTCGACGAAAAAGGGCGGCGCTACGGTGAAAGTTATTCGACAACCTTACTTGGTCGACAGACTGGAAGTTCACAGACTGGAACGCGAAACGCCGAGTTTGTGTGTCGTTTACAAAAACGAATTCGACATGGCTGTGGCTGTTTTCATCTTGCAAAGCAACGATCCCAAAATAATCAAG TCTTGGAAGGATGGAATTGAAGAAGCAAGGAAATTGTACGCGCAGGCGAAACAGATAAAGCACGCCGGTTCGTTGCTCTATCAGAGTTTCGACGACAACGTTTCCGACGACGCGGAGTACTATCACAGTCAGTACATCATTCCCAAATCGCCTTTGCCCTCTTCGTCCCGTGCGAGCAGAGTCTCCAGTCTTGCACACAGTCACAG CGGTTCCGTCGAGATGAACGACCAGTCTTCGATTGGCTCGACCCGAGACGCCTCCCGAGGAGTGTCGGTCGAAAACGACAACCGCACCGCATCCATTTCTTCGGACGAAGGCGTACAACCCCTGCCCCCCGACAAAAGTCCCGTAACCCAACAGAAAGCGTCCTCGTTCAAGAACCGCCTGTTTCCCAAAACCCCAAACACTCTGTCTGTCCAACCGTACGGCAGTTTGGGTCAAAGTCTCCCAAATCTCACGTTGGGATCACCGAACCTGTCGCTAAGTCCACAGAACACGCTCTCGGTGCCGGGCAAGAACGGAGGCGGACATCTGCTGAGTCCCACACACAGAGGAATATCGTATCCGCCACCGTCCCCGACCAGGGGCAACCTGAGACGCAGTCTGGCCATTTCGCAAAACAAAAATCCTCCTCTAATTAAAACGAGACAGGTCAATTCTGCATCGAGTGCGAGTCAATTGGCACCGGCCAGTC